A window from Leptospira meyeri encodes these proteins:
- a CDS encoding alcohol dehydrogenase catalytic domain-containing protein yields the protein MNLKFRAKDYTSDDSFESAEYEYFGNEAEGWEIKRNGQPYLHLGPGYIPLKTISCGVCSTDIDRRFLPFPLPQVIGHEVLAEGLGDNQGKQFVVEINDTYEARGDKDLDLFCKEGIPTHSPERRVLGIDRLPGGFGPYILAPVHAAISLEGVSPKAAVLMEPFAAALQAILASPPKSGDHVAVLGPRRLGSLILAALASYRKSNHLNFRITAITRHDHLVTLSKVMGADEVIDLRKTDVSKIKNQFDIVYDTTSTTSGFESALEIAKREVHLKTTNGQVMAGIAHLTELVVDELSILPYSEENVLFHWKKENRKNQNIFVFAGVSKTIKDNLKKQFTVFEGTSSEAESILNSDSFSNRLPRFDLVVVSNPEELSLAIRPNPKHENSLVRPRGAILVDTTNTGKWSDDARLVAKFFANQKEIHSSRCGDFHMAISLLRDNPEITHALETNLISHRFSSDQLEEAYATAKDPSSVKVVVDFK from the coding sequence ATGAACTTAAAATTTCGAGCGAAGGATTACACATCCGATGACTCGTTTGAATCAGCAGAATACGAGTATTTTGGCAATGAAGCGGAAGGTTGGGAAATCAAACGGAATGGTCAACCTTACCTTCATTTAGGACCTGGTTATATTCCTCTTAAAACGATCTCTTGTGGAGTTTGTTCCACGGACATAGACAGACGATTTTTACCTTTTCCGCTCCCCCAAGTCATTGGGCATGAAGTTCTAGCCGAAGGACTTGGTGACAACCAAGGGAAACAATTTGTCGTAGAAATTAATGATACCTATGAAGCTCGAGGAGACAAGGACTTGGATCTTTTTTGTAAAGAAGGAATTCCAACTCACTCACCCGAAAGGCGAGTCCTCGGGATCGACCGTCTTCCAGGTGGATTTGGTCCTTATATTTTAGCTCCGGTTCATGCTGCTATTTCTTTGGAAGGAGTTTCTCCAAAAGCCGCAGTTCTTATGGAACCTTTTGCGGCTGCACTTCAGGCCATCCTTGCTTCTCCTCCCAAATCGGGAGACCATGTGGCTGTCCTTGGACCTCGTCGTTTAGGAAGTTTGATTTTGGCAGCACTGGCCTCTTACCGAAAATCGAATCATTTAAATTTTCGCATAACAGCAATCACTCGTCATGATCATTTGGTTACTTTATCTAAAGTTATGGGCGCAGATGAGGTGATTGATCTTCGCAAAACAGATGTTAGTAAAATTAAAAATCAATTCGATATTGTTTATGATACAACTTCCACAACTTCAGGATTTGAATCTGCTTTAGAAATTGCTAAACGAGAAGTTCATCTCAAAACGACTAATGGTCAAGTGATGGCTGGAATTGCTCATTTAACCGAACTTGTAGTCGATGAACTTTCGATTCTTCCATATTCGGAGGAGAATGTTTTGTTTCATTGGAAAAAAGAAAATCGTAAAAACCAAAACATCTTTGTTTTTGCTGGAGTTTCCAAAACGATAAAAGATAATTTAAAAAAACAATTTACAGTTTTTGAGGGAACTTCTTCAGAAGCAGAGAGTATTTTAAATTCAGATTCCTTTTCGAATCGATTGCCTCGATTCGATTTGGTAGTGGTTTCTAATCCAGAGGAATTAAGTTTAGCAATCCGTCCTAATCCTAAACATGAAAATTCTTTGGTTCGTCCACGTGGAGCGATTCTTGTCGACACGACAAATACAGGCAAGTGGTCAGATGATGCTCGTTTGGTGGCTAAGTTTTTTGCAAATCAAAAGGAAATTCATAGTTCTCGTTGTGGAGATTTTCATATGGCGATTTCACTTCTTCGTGATAATCCAGAGATCACTCATGCATTAGAAACAAATTTAATCTCCCACCGTTTTTCATCAGACCAATTGGAAGAAGCATATGCAACCGCCAAAGATCCATCAAGTGTTAAGGTAGTTGTAGATTTTAAATAG
- a CDS encoding NUDIX domain-containing protein, with translation MSNHGFFQITQKLFLRNGNQLLVLRDRKSGHGDLPGGRMNEGEFFSDWTDSIFREINEELGDQIKIDVNPEPIFIHKHRVNEGNFPCVIIAYSAILLDGKIQLSDEHDYMDWVDITKFNPSNLFSEYMLDAVQLYLKKYA, from the coding sequence GTGAGCAACCATGGTTTTTTTCAAATTACTCAAAAGTTATTCCTTCGGAATGGGAACCAATTATTAGTTCTGCGAGATAGAAAGTCTGGCCATGGAGATCTTCCTGGTGGCCGTATGAACGAAGGCGAATTTTTTTCGGATTGGACCGATAGTATTTTTCGGGAAATTAATGAAGAATTAGGCGATCAAATTAAAATTGATGTAAATCCTGAACCAATTTTTATACATAAACATAGGGTAAATGAAGGGAATTTTCCTTGTGTCATCATTGCCTATTCTGCCATATTATTGGACGGAAAAATTCAGTTATCTGATGAACATGACTATATGGACTGGGTTGATATAACAAAGTTTAATCCATCCAATCTTTTTTCGGAGTATATGTTGGATGCTGTCCAACTCTATTTAAAAAAATATGCATAA